In one window of Cheilinus undulatus linkage group 23, ASM1832078v1, whole genome shotgun sequence DNA:
- the drd4-rs gene encoding dopamine receptor D4 related sequence isoform X1: MTMDVMLCTASILNLCAISVDRYIAVVVPLKYNRNQFSVRQLTLIAATWLLSVGVASPVIFGLNQVPGRDPSVCRLENDQFVVYSSVCSFFVPCPVMLFLYYWMFRGLRRWSGRSRSHVGLAYRPALALNLSSAPQRANTSTSESQEKVTYAAPDCLSPASLSTVSTVAPSVTPVTEEQQDGGTVDSDPITTQVDSTSERALTEQRESSLMKRSAARRRRRGSKSSRVSGRERKAMKVLPVVVGVFLVCWTPFFIVHVTKVLCQSCDIGPTLISVVTWLGYVNSAVNPIIYTAFNVEFRNIFHKLLSCRS; encoded by the exons ATGACCATGGATGTCATGCTGTGCACCGCCTCCATTCTCAACCTGTGTGCTATCAGTGTTGACAG GTACATCGCTGTTGTGGTCCCTCTGAAGTACAACAGGAACCAGTTCAGTGTCCGTCAGCTGACACTAATCGCCGCCACCTGGCTGCTGTCTGTGGGCGTGGCCAGTCCAGTGATTTTCGGTCTGAACCAAGTGCCTGGCCGGGATCCGAGCGTGTGCAGACTGGAGAACGATCAGTTTGTAGTGTACTCCTCAGTCTGCTCATTCTTCGTGCCGTGTCCCGTCATGCTCTTCTTATATTACTGGATGTTTCGGGGTCTGCGCCGCTGGAGTGGGCGGAGCAGGTCTCATGTGGGTCTGGCATATCGTCCAGCTCTCGCTCTGAACCTCAGCTCGGCTCCCCAGCGAGCTAATACCTCAACCAGTGAAAGTCAAGAGAAAGTTACGTACGCCGCTCCAGACTGTCTCAGCCCCGCCTCACTGTCCACCGTCTCCACAGTAGCGCCCTCTGTGACCCCAGTGACGGAGGAGCAGCAGGACGGGGGGACAGTGGACAGCGACCCAATAACGACTCAGGTGGACAGCACGTCAGAAAGAGCGCTAACAGAGCAGCGGGAGAGCAGCCTGATGAAGAGGAGTGCAGCGAGGAGACGAAGAAGAGGCTCTAAGAGCAGCAGAGTCAGCGGGCGGGAGAGGAAGGCCATGAAGGTACTTCCTGTCGTTGTGG GAGTGTTTCTGGTCTGTTGGACGCCGTTCTTCATCGTCCACGTCACCAAGGTCCTGTGTCAGTCATGTGACATCGGCCCCACCCTCATCTCTGTGGTAACGTGGCTTGGCTATGTCAACAGCGCAGTCAACCCAATCATTTACACTGCCTTCAATGTTGAGTTCAGAAACATCTTTCACAAGCTGCTGAGCTGTCGGTCATGA
- the drd4-rs gene encoding dopamine receptor D4 related sequence isoform X2, translated as MTMDVMLCTASILNLCAISVDRYIAVVVPLKYNRNQFSVRQLTLIAATWLLSVGVASPVIFGLNQVPGRDPSVCRLENDQFVVYSSVCSFFVPCPVMLFLYYWMFRGLRRWSGRSRSHVGLAYRPALALNLSSAPQRANTSTSESQEKVTYAAPDCLSPASLSTVSTVAPSVTPVTEEQQDGGTVDSDPITTQVDSTSERALTEQRESSLMKRSAARRRRRGSKSSRVSGRERKAMKECFWSVGRRSSSSTSPRSCVSHVTSAPPSSLW; from the exons ATGACCATGGATGTCATGCTGTGCACCGCCTCCATTCTCAACCTGTGTGCTATCAGTGTTGACAG GTACATCGCTGTTGTGGTCCCTCTGAAGTACAACAGGAACCAGTTCAGTGTCCGTCAGCTGACACTAATCGCCGCCACCTGGCTGCTGTCTGTGGGCGTGGCCAGTCCAGTGATTTTCGGTCTGAACCAAGTGCCTGGCCGGGATCCGAGCGTGTGCAGACTGGAGAACGATCAGTTTGTAGTGTACTCCTCAGTCTGCTCATTCTTCGTGCCGTGTCCCGTCATGCTCTTCTTATATTACTGGATGTTTCGGGGTCTGCGCCGCTGGAGTGGGCGGAGCAGGTCTCATGTGGGTCTGGCATATCGTCCAGCTCTCGCTCTGAACCTCAGCTCGGCTCCCCAGCGAGCTAATACCTCAACCAGTGAAAGTCAAGAGAAAGTTACGTACGCCGCTCCAGACTGTCTCAGCCCCGCCTCACTGTCCACCGTCTCCACAGTAGCGCCCTCTGTGACCCCAGTGACGGAGGAGCAGCAGGACGGGGGGACAGTGGACAGCGACCCAATAACGACTCAGGTGGACAGCACGTCAGAAAGAGCGCTAACAGAGCAGCGGGAGAGCAGCCTGATGAAGAGGAGTGCAGCGAGGAGACGAAGAAGAGGCTCTAAGAGCAGCAGAGTCAGCGGGCGGGAGAGGAAGGCCATGAAG GAGTGTTTCTGGTCTGTTGGACGCCGTTCTTCATCGTCCACGTCACCAAGGTCCTGTGTCAGTCATGTGACATCGGCCCCACCCTCATCTCTGTGGTAA
- the zgc:193726 gene encoding uncharacterized protein zgc:193726 codes for MRYSEYKYRMRGRSSLLSLSLMKMMAVMKVILMMMMMMTASVSAAPHSPILDSVSRDENITMTPKLHRDAWENSTSFEPGPDMNSTSPEIHYQPKVDPHIGSSVRINFCPTCGTVNLGSDLQRGDEKAGDKTKDPTGPGK; via the exons ATGAGATACAGCGAGTATAAATACAGGATGAGAGGGCGATCttcactcctctctctctctctgatgaagatgatggcaGTGATGAAGGtgattttgatgatgatgatgatgatgacagcGTCAGTCTCTGCTGCTCCTCATTCCCCAATTCTTGACTCAGTCAG TCGAGATGAAAACATCACCATGACTCCTAAACTGCACAGGGACGCATGGGAAAACTCCACCAG cTTTGAGCCCGGTCCAGACATGAACTCAACATCTCCAGA GATACACTATCAGCCAAAAGTGGACCCTCACATAGGAAGCAGCGTAAG GATTAACTTCTGTCCCACCTGTGGGACCGTAAACCTGGGCTCTGACTTACAGCGTGGAGATGAGAAGGCGGGCGATAAAACCAAAGACCCCACAGGCCCGGGAAAATAA
- the atp6v1f gene encoding V-type proton ATPase subunit F, whose product MAGRGKLIAVIGDEDTCTGFLLGGIGELNKNRKPNFLVVEKDTSITEIEETFKSFLVRNDIGIILINQFVAEMIRHAIDAHLQSIPAVLEIPSKEHPYDASKDSILRRAKGMFSADDFR is encoded by the exons ATGGCGGGTCGCGGTAAACTGATCGCGGTGATCGGTGATGAGGACACGTGCACGGGCTTCCTGCTGGGCGGGATCGGTGAGCTGAACAAGAACCGAAAACCGAATTTCTTGGTGGTGGAGAAGGACACGAGCATCACGGAGATAGAGGAGACCTTCAA gagcTTCCTGGTTCGTAACGACATCGGCATCATCCTCATCAACCAGTTCGTCGCCGAGATGATCCGTCACGCCATCGACGCCCACCTGCAGTCCATCCCCGCCGTGCTGGAGATCCCGTCTAAGGAGCATCCGTACGACGCCTCCAAGGACTCCATCCTCCGCCGAGCCAAGGGCATGTTCTCCGCTGACGACTTCcgataa